The sequence below is a genomic window from Flavobacterium lipolyticum.
CTGAAATAAATTTCAGCGACATCACTCCAAAACTAATCCGTATCCTAAAACAATTCGAACCTTTTGGCCCCCAGAACATGACGCCGGTTTTTATGACTTCGGATATAAAAGACACGGGCTATGCCAAAACTTTAGGTGCTGAAGAGGAACATTTGAGGCTTTTTGTAAAGCAACATAATTCAGATGGAATCGCCGCAATAGGTTTTGGTCTTGGAAAAAAATTAGATCTCGCAAAAAATCAAAACCCATTTCAGCTGGCTTATTCTCTGGCTGAAAATGAATGGAACGGAACCGTTTCCAACCAACTTATGCTTAAAGACATCAGAACAAATGGAAAAAAATAATTCAAACAAACCTGATCCGTATCAGGCATTGCGTTACAGAGAATTCAACATATTTTTAATATTGCGTTTTGCGATGGTTTTTGCCTGGGCAATGCAGTTTATTGTAATTGAATGGGAAGTTTACAGCATCACTAAAAATCCGCTATCGCTTGGAATTATTGGCTTAATGGAAGTCATACCGGCTGTTTCAATGGCACTATTTGCCGGACACATTGTCGATCAAAGAGAAAAGAAAGGATTATTGGTAAAATGTATACTGGGCTTTTCGGTAATCAGTTTCGGATTATTTCTGGTCACCTGGCCAAGAGTTGTTGGCGGTTTATCTTCAAATGTAATTTTATACTCCATTTATATCTTAGTCTTTTTGGGCGGATTAGTCCGAGCTTTCCTTGGACCGACTATTTTTTCTCTTTTATCCTTGATAATTCCTAAAAAAGCATATCCAAATGCCGCAACCTGGAGTAGTACAGTTTGGCAAATTGGTGCTGTATTAGGCCCTGCCGTTGCCGGTTTTTCAATCAATTGGATTGGAGTTCACTGGTCGATGTGTCTTGTTTTCGGATTCTCTGTACTTTCCTTAATTGCCTTATCACAAATCAGCAAAAAACCTATTATAAACCCAAAGATTGGAGAATCAATAAAAGATAGTCTTACCGAAGGTTTAACGTTTGTATTCAGAAACCAAATTGTATTAGGAGCTTTATCACTGGATATGATTGCAGTACTTTTTGGAGGTGCCGTAGCTTTATTACCCATTTTTGCTCAGGATATTCTAAAAGTTGGCTCAGAAGGATTTGGCATTTTAAGAGCCGCTCCTGCAGTGGGTTCTTTTATAACAATGCTTGTTTCGGCTTACGTACCTCTCTATAAAAACGCAGGAAAAAAACTTTTGATTGCCATATTCGTTTTCGGATTATCGATCATCTTATTTGGCTTTTCTACCTATTTCTGGCTTTCTGTTTTTGCTTTATTTTTAAGCGGACTTGCCGATGGAATTTCGGTCGTAATCCGTCAAACGATTTTACAGCTTAAAACTCCGGATCATATGCGCGGACGCGTGGGTGCAGTAAACTCTATTTTTGTTGGATCTTCTAACGAGCTGGGAGCCTTTGAGAGTGGTGCAACTGCCAAATTAATGGGAACGGTAACTTCAGTAATTTTTGGGGGTAGTGTCACACTTCTAACGGTTTTAGGCTTTGGACTGATCTCTCCTACTTTTAGGAATCTGGATCTTCAAAAAGACATGGACGACCATCATAATATGGAATAAAACATTCCATATTTAATTTTTCAAATTCCAAAATTTCAGTAAAAGTGGTTTAAACGTCCTAAACATTATGTGCTTTTTGACTTAGACAGAAAACCAAATTCGCATATATAACTTATGCGTTTAAAAAAAACATTTTTTTAAGACTTTTTTATTTAGAACAAATATAAATAATATCTATATTTGTTGAAATAAAAGAATCTGTAATGAGAGAAATAGAACAATTATATCATAATAATTTTGGAATCGCCTTTTATTGGAAAA
It includes:
- a CDS encoding MFS transporter produces the protein MEKNNSNKPDPYQALRYREFNIFLILRFAMVFAWAMQFIVIEWEVYSITKNPLSLGIIGLMEVIPAVSMALFAGHIVDQREKKGLLVKCILGFSVISFGLFLVTWPRVVGGLSSNVILYSIYILVFLGGLVRAFLGPTIFSLLSLIIPKKAYPNAATWSSTVWQIGAVLGPAVAGFSINWIGVHWSMCLVFGFSVLSLIALSQISKKPIINPKIGESIKDSLTEGLTFVFRNQIVLGALSLDMIAVLFGGAVALLPIFAQDILKVGSEGFGILRAAPAVGSFITMLVSAYVPLYKNAGKKLLIAIFVFGLSIILFGFSTYFWLSVFALFLSGLADGISVVIRQTILQLKTPDHMRGRVGAVNSIFVGSSNELGAFESGATAKLMGTVTSVIFGGSVTLLTVLGFGLISPTFRNLDLQKDMDDHHNME